The genomic interval TACTAGTAcattggatgtcgttaaggggttaataccctcCCCTGCCCGGTCTGAAAGATTTGGTGGGCGGCCTTCGCTTGTTAgttttgtagttgtgccatattttttccactttgttataatggatttaatggtgctccgTGGGATATTTAAAGTTcaggatacatttttttataACTCAAACCTGATCTaaacttctccacaactttgtctctgacgtGTTTGTAGAGCTCCTTGATCTTCGTGTTATttgcttagtggtgttgcagaTTCAGGACCTTTCAgatcaggtgtatttatactgacatcatgtgacagatcatgtgacactttgattgcaaACAGGGGAACATTATTCAACTAGTTATGTGACTTCTAAAGCCAATTGGTTTGACCAGAACTTATTTAGGGGGTTTATAGCAAAGGGGGTGAAAACATATGCACTtgcatctttttacttttttgttaaaggaggtgtaaaggatctgccaggcacaacttctgtgtatacgcccataggtaatcagtctgcacctgagtctatgtctctgagactgactccatcttccaccactcaggatggcaggcttaggagcaggagagcctatcgcagcctggccagacggagctagctcccgccctctgtctatttatacctgcctttcctgttcctcctttgcttgtgattcttctcgtgtggtttcctggcccagctacagcttctgactatttgatcctgctccatactgaccctggattactgactactctcctactctgcgtttagtacctagttcactcctggtttgactcggctcgttcaccactcttgttgctcacggtgttgccgtgggcaactgccccatttcccttagcttgtgtacccttgtctgtttatctcgtgcacttactgagcgtagggaccgccgcccagttgtaccccgtcgcctagggcgggtcgttgcaagtaggcagggacagagtggcgggtagattagggctcacttgtccgtttccctacccccttcattacaggaggtatttttttttcattttactgtaACAAATTgaactattttgtcaggtccatttCATAAAACCAGCCGACCAGAACCCTACTATGTATTGATGAGTTACAACAACTCCTGTCTAAAAgtgggtgtctctggtttggctattaacccgACTCATGTTGCAAGGTTCTATAAAgggtcggacattgacttacaggttaGTCCTCTATAGGTGGCACTTGAGACCGTTCCTATTGAAGGCGTGTTACTTTGCACAACAACTCTAGGTAAGGCCTTGAGCAGAAGGCCATGCAGGAGCCTAATATTTAGTGCCAAAGCAAACTTTTGGTAAGGCATTATTGATATCACACGAAGGGACTAGATTCTGTCCATGTCACTAAAAGGCTAAACCATTAACATACTTCAGCACAAAGCCTTCGGCCTAATTCAGACAAGCTTATCGTACCCATGTTTATTACTCATATTATGAGTATAACACTCAGACCCCCATCTTCACTAAGGACCGCTTGAAGAATTGTAGACCATGTTGTTCTTCTAATCAAGGGAAATATCTATGTATTACATTTAGTATATCACACTGGCTGTTGCACCTACCTGAGCCGCTGACCTCACTCTCCTTGTCTCACCATCGACAGGATATCCATAGCGGAACCTGCACGCTGTGCCACATGTTAGAGGGACAGATGTATGTCAGCTGGTTGGTGCTCTGATTATTTAAACCTTCGTAGATCTGCCACACCTttcctgagtgacaaggtcccttGGTCTCTAATCATTTTTTAAGGTGTTTGTGGTTTGCTATTCTGGAACTGCCCCGATCTGTTTCCGGAGTCTGCCTTTTGATCGTTGCCTTCCCTGACCTATATATATCGTGTTGCATGAACTCTGACAGTCTTGGCCTTGGATTTGGATTTGTACAGCTATGCTTCTAATTTTAATCCTGGTACCATATTTTTGGAAATAACATCTGCAAGTCATCACCTGTTGCTATTAGAGACTACTCCAAGGACGCGACCCGGGGATTACCTGCACAAAGTTCATACCCCTGTGAGGGGCCTTTTAGGGTGAAAAATTGTAAAAGCCCTTAAGACTCCGACACCTGGTTTAGCCCTAGCCATATCAAATTGTGACACAGTGGGTCCATGctcctgcaaaacaaaacaaaaaagggaCGACCTTTTTAATTAATTTGTGATCATAAAATAATCTCTCTGCTAAACAGATATTGCTTATTACAAGAAATAATTGATGAAATACCGGTATACACCTTTTAGCCATATCATTAAATTATGGAATATATTAGGGGGCAGGTGAACAGTAAGTTCTTGAagctgatgtgttggaagcaggaaagaaATGGGTAAGTGTAAACTGATATGATTAGATGACTggttcagagcatctccaaaactcaGTCTTGTGaagtgttcctggtatgcagtggaaACTAATTCCCAAAAGTGGTCCAATGATAGACAACTAGTGTACCAGCGACAGGGCCATTCGCACCCATGGCTTATTGTTCAATACCACAGAAGAGCTATTGtatcacaaattgctgaaaaagttaaatcTGGCTTTGATAGAAAGTTATCATGACACACATtgcatcacaatttggtgcatttggGGCATCATAGCAGTAGACCAGTTAGAGTGCCTATGCAGACCCCTGTACACCACCGAAagctacaatgggcacgtgagcatcagaactggacaatggggcaatggaagaaggtggcctagtCTGATGAATCCCATTTTttcttacatcatgtggacgtttGCTGTCTGTGCATTGCTTATCTGGGGAAGAGGGCACAAGGATCTACTATGGGAAGGCAAactggcagaggcagtgtgatgctctgggcaatattCAGCTGGGTAACCTTGGatcctggcatttatgtggagGTTACTTTgaaatgtaccacctacctaaacattgttgcagaccaagtacgccCCTTCAGGTAACAGTGTTCCCTAATGgcggtggcctctttcagcaggataatacaccctgccacactgcaaaaattgttcaggaatggtttgaggaacatgcatgccatgaataaggacacagacgtgtcagaaacgcgtaggcacatttgaacagggcttactgctatccttcacctaacattcattcctgtactctgccacagaactactccatatagttctatcatttttatctttgttataccaataaaattggaacaggagttcctttttaacgcacacccagcgctggatcttggttctgtttttttcttcttcctatggtttgaggaacataacaAAGAGTTCAAAATGTTGACTtgccctccaaattccccagaactCAATCTGATTGagtatctgtgggatgtgctggaaaaacaagtccgagccAGGTGGTTTGTTATGGCTGAGTTGTGTTATACAAGTTACTGTAAAGGAAAATAAATTTCTCAAGATGTCCTTCAGACTCCTTGATGAATAGCACCTGTTCAGGCCTTACCAGtaggtgacactgctggatccCCATTTCCTTGCTGAGACCAGCGAGGGTACTTACTATACTGCAGAAGGGTAGTTTTCCCTGTTTTTTGGATAGAACAGCAAGGAGAAGGCGCAGGGGACTTCTAGTCTCCCTGTTGGGAGTTTTTAATAAACATTTGAAATACACTGTATATGTACAAAGAATATTTTCACTAATTTTCCATTAACAATTTCCTTACTGGGTTAGGTGTCAGTTTTAAAATCTATTGAGGTAGTAGGTATCTGATAACTTTAGGTATGCAGTATAACTAAGATGCATAAACATGCATTATTGACAACTATCAATGATACGACACCAACATCGATCATCAGTGATCATCGTCTCCATCAGTTTCTTCAGTCTCAGTGCTTTGTCTCTTTTTAACTCCAACAATCAAGTCTATGGTAACGAGCTGACTAATGCATTGGAGCACAGAAGCTAGCAATTGGTACTTACAGGAAACAGGTTCAAGACCTGTCTCCGCTAGATTTAGTGAAgctatgctttttatttttttggtacattgtAAATAATCTAGTGGGAAGTGGATCTTTCCTGTCTTTGTTTTGTAGATTTGCCTGGGAATACATAAAAGAGCATTTCCAAACACTGTACATATAGATGCCAGTTCTACATCCTGGCATGTCTTGGCAAACTTGTGAAGGTGATCTTTCAGCAAAAGTTCAAAAGCTCCAGCCCCTGGAAATACTAGACCAACGTTTGCAAATGTTACAGCACTTGTTAGCATAGAAATATTAGTAGCGTTGCCATTGATTATAAATGGTTCTTTATGCGGTTTTCTTTCCCCATCATTGAAACACATACTGCGTAGGTCCACACATCTATAGGATGAACTTAAACTTGCTGAGCACCCTCCAGAGGTAGATGGATCCTTTTCCTCCGAGCGTGTGAGCTGCATATGGAAGGCTTGGTCATTATTTTCTTGATGGCAATGACAGTCATTCTGGCACCCGTGACAAGTTACACTTTGTTCTTCAGTGAGCACGGTTTTATTTGGTAGACAACTGTCTACATTATTTATTGGCTGTTCCCGAACAGCATTAAATGGTTGGAATAACTGTGTTAGCATCTTAAAAGCACCATGAAAGGAGGAAACAAGTTGCTCAGTCAAGCCTTTCACAGGGCCACACAACACAAGGCTGTGCAGCTTGAAGGCCAATGAACTCTGTAAAACAAGATGCACATACTTTTTGCAACCAATCACAACGGGTTTACAACTTGCCACCGGAAAAGTTTCAGTCAAAAGAATATGATCGAAAGGTCCAGACACCGGGGTTACTCCAGTGACCATGCAAAGAAGATCAATCTCCTCTGATGGTAAGCAATCTACTATAGATATTTCACATAGTTTTGCATAGTAAAGTACAATCTCTTGCTGTTTAATACTTGAAAATACTATCTTGATATCTTTATTTTGCAATTGTTTCAAAACCTTTTCGGTTCTCTGTCTCAGATATAGCTGGGATTGCTGTAGCTGAACATCTGATGAGACAACAAAACCTATGTCTGCTTCAGAGAGACATTGGTTGATCTGCTCATTTACAATCAGCGCTTTTACTCCCCCCTCTGCTGGACAGTACACAGAAAAGGTCCGGTGAAGTATTAGGCCGGGTAATATCCTGGAATTATCTACTGGAAGTCCTGGAACTTCTGTAAGCAGTTCAGAGAAATATTTGCTCACTAAACGGACCACGTTGGGAATGTCCTCAGTGCGCAGGAAACTATTATAAAGGTATTCACAGGCAAGACTACTAATGAACTCTTGGATGTTACATCCAATTCTTCCCCTGAAATATGTATCTATTGTTTGCTGCATAGAAGCTCTGCACAGAGAAATATTTTCTTCCATAAATGAGAAAACTGAAAGAAAACATGGACTCAGGTGCTCTGCTATAATGTGATCCAGAACTCCACTTTGGAAGGCCAACAGCATATTGCTTAATCTTCTTAATGCATGACCTTGCCTTTGATACGGGTTCTTCACTGTTGCGTTCCCAGATAAAAGCAGACCTTCATTTTTATCAGCGGTTGCCCGGAGCTCTCGGAGGACAgaacataggagcagaacaaaggaTTTCACACCATCACCAGTAATACTGTAATGCCTGGAGGCAGAGTTCACGATCAttctaaagaaaaacaaaaccatGCCAATGATTAACTACAGCGGTGGATCATTTATTTATGTAGAAAGTACGTCAAGGGTGTTCTCACTATTAACCTCATTTTTAAAGCGGCAAGAAAGTTTTCTAAGTAGCGattttatatttaaaatataTGGAATTACCAGGGTGAGCCAGCTCTTGAATGTGAAATAGTAGGCTTTACCATTGCCCATTGAGCTTCATTTATTTATGTTTGTATCTGTTTTTGGTGAAACAAAACGTAGAAAGAATGGATCACCATAATGCTACTGAGATTCTGCTACTGAGATTTGAAGAAGAGGTACAGTGATCGGGTGAGCGCCTCTGCCCCTTTGTTTCAGCGATCAGTGGGGATCtccgtgctcggatccccaccgatcaaaacttttgacatgtcactatgacgtaaaAAGTTTGCTGAAacgacagttactctttaaaggaaaggtgtcacaaatttttttttcttattcatttatgtgtttttatttaataacattttatatgtacgttatttatttttcacatgaaatgttttttttttattaatacttttttcatttactgggggctgccatgttttatttcatctgtgtatgtgtctctaaacgacacatacacagatggaatatggcagctacagggaaTAGGACATAACGAATGGGACCCATTCATTACATCCTCTGCTTCTGCCATCTCGCTCTGTACTGTAcatgcgcagttcagagcgacccagcatagaagctggtttgtagggagaaaGGCGGAGCCATTTTGTACAAGACTGGCTGCAGGTAAGGTGTATGTGTCTGCGCGTGTGtctggggggatttgtgtatgtGTGGAGCGGTTGCATGTTTGTGGGggtttgtgtggggggggtggAGGCGCTCGACGTAGCAGAAGTGCTCACCGGATTACGTTTTCGGGGGtttgtttgtggggggggggcgctcAACGCAGGAGCGGTGCTCActgctgttccttcaaaacagctgattggcggctatgaaggatcagcagcACACGAGCACCACTTATCCTTCACAGCCACTAAACCGCGATGAGCACCGCTGCTTTGTCCAATGCCCCCCCACATGTGCGTGCGTGGTTTTGTgtgtgggggtctgtgtgtggcacggttgcatgtttggggggttagtgtgtgtgtgtgtgtgtgggagtgGCTCGGCGGAGAAGCGGTActcgccgctgttccttcaaaacagctgattggcggctgttttgaaggatcagcggcgagcaccgctgctccgtcgtTCCTGCTCCTACTCTGAACCACTGTGTAACtacatggcgattcacagtaacagcaaggaatgctaacttttattttttttgttttgcaccttccactggaccgtttggactacgtcgtagatttgttggattacatcgatgatctacttttttttaacattttaaataaaatggtggaagagggttgtgtgggggagtttttaattcaataaaaaaatattttcttatgtgttttttttaatactttattagcgtcttagtaatggcagttgtctgaatgACGACGtacattactaaggaggggcttagtgttagccagtaaaaaaagCTGCAActaacccattattaccccggtacccaccgccaccaggggtatcgggaagagccgggtacgattcagtagctgaccagctgtagtgatggtcaggtactggggcggccacaggctggtattattaggctgggaagggcctaaTAAAATGAAGGGGGGAacccgttgtttttttttaaattaagttgACGAAAACCACacgatgtcccccccccccatttttataaccagccagatacaataaaacagccgcagcctatcattaccagggtgggaagggccactgtttttggcccttcccagcctaataataccagcctgcggctgccccagtgcccgatcgttattacagatggtcaggtactggatcgtacctggctcttcctggataccggggtaataatgggggttagttccAGCCTCTttcctggctaacactaagccccatcttagtaatggacatcgtcaaacagacaactgccattactaaggtattCAAAAACAGAGATATAACTCCCTGCTCACACAGCTTGTTGGCgatgattttgatgtggaaatcacGTCGGAATCAGCGCAGTAAAACCCCCGAAAATCTcccagaatttattttaatgggaggcagaggcgttttttccccggttGGCTTTTGACCGCTCACGGGGAAAAGAAAGCAGCGTTTCCTTTCTTGCGGCCttcgcctctgaccttccattgaaatctttTCTGAGGCGTTTTTGGCCATGGTTCTtgcattaacttcaatggccaCGGACGACAACTGCCGCGAAAACAGCGGAGAAAAAGTTCTGGCAGTGTAAAATCGTCTTCAAAATACCTAAAGGAATTCTGAGGCCCCCTTTTTTTTACTGCCTGCaataaaaactctgtgtgaacagggcctaagggtgtattcacaccttAGGGCATTTTCACACGacgctccaaaaaaaaaaaaacacgtgtagATGTGTAAAATACAccagcgtttcttgtgaagcgccttttaaaatacaggcggtTTTTACGTGTTTGACTCATTTTGCGTCATTAGGaggcccattgactatgggaagatTTGGCGCGCTTTACGTGCCAAACAATTGACAAGACGCTTCTTTTTTTCCCGCAacccgttttttaaaaaaaagcttgcaTAAAAATAGTGTTGTATGCACTAAAGGCGCGCTTTCCCTTTGATCTAAATGGGTAATTTAATTAAATGTTTTTTGACGCGTCTTTCAAGGGGCTTTTTGCACATTTTTCGGCACGTAATTATTAGTCCCatagactatgggaacatttggcgcattttacgtgccaaagaattgacaacacttttttttcccgcaaCACGGTTTTTACTTAATCAAGCGTTTGGCGTGTTTTTCGGCGCTTAAAATTAGTCAAAAACAC from Rhinoderma darwinii isolate aRhiDar2 chromosome 3, aRhiDar2.hap1, whole genome shotgun sequence carries:
- the BBS10 gene encoding BBSome complex assembly protein BBS10 isoform X1 encodes the protein MAGEVARMQRHTELLDIGKILQVAEPLENIFHGCFGPEGGQVLFLKSTGDLLITKDGRRILECLLLGHPIARMIVNSASRHYSITGDGVKSFVLLLCSVLRELRATADKNEGLLLSGNATVKNPYQRQGHALRRLSNMLLAFQSGVLDHIIAEHLSPCFLSVFSFMEENISLCRASMQQTIDTYFRGRIGCNIQEFISSLACEYLYNSFLRTEDIPNVVRLVSKYFSELLTEVPGLPVDNSRILPGLILHRTFSVYCPAEGGVKALIVNEQINQCLSEADIGFVVSSDVQLQQSQLYLRQRTEKVLKQLQNKDIKIVFSSIKQQEIVLYYAKLCEISIVDCLPSEEIDLLCMVTGVTPVSGPFDHILLTETFPVASCKPVVIGCKKYVHLVLQSSLAFKLHSLVLCGPVKGLTEQLVSSFHGAFKMLTQLFQPFNAVREQPINNVDSCLPNKTVLTEEQSVTCHGCQNDCHCHQENNDQAFHMQLTRSEEKDPSTSGGCSASLSSSYRCVDLRSMCFNDGERKPHKEPFIINGNATNISMLTSAVTFANVGLVFPGAGAFELLLKDHLHKFAKTCQDVELASICTVFGNALLCIPRQIYKTKTGKIHFPLDYLQCTKKIKSIASLNLAETGLEPVSCKYQLLASVLQCISQLVTIDLIVGVKKRQSTETEETDGDDDH
- the BBS10 gene encoding BBSome complex assembly protein BBS10 isoform X2, with translation MQRHTELLDIGKILQVAEPLENIFHGCFGPEGGQVLFLKSTGDLLITKDGRRILECLLLGHPIARMIVNSASRHYSITGDGVKSFVLLLCSVLRELRATADKNEGLLLSGNATVKNPYQRQGHALRRLSNMLLAFQSGVLDHIIAEHLSPCFLSVFSFMEENISLCRASMQQTIDTYFRGRIGCNIQEFISSLACEYLYNSFLRTEDIPNVVRLVSKYFSELLTEVPGLPVDNSRILPGLILHRTFSVYCPAEGGVKALIVNEQINQCLSEADIGFVVSSDVQLQQSQLYLRQRTEKVLKQLQNKDIKIVFSSIKQQEIVLYYAKLCEISIVDCLPSEEIDLLCMVTGVTPVSGPFDHILLTETFPVASCKPVVIGCKKYVHLVLQSSLAFKLHSLVLCGPVKGLTEQLVSSFHGAFKMLTQLFQPFNAVREQPINNVDSCLPNKTVLTEEQSVTCHGCQNDCHCHQENNDQAFHMQLTRSEEKDPSTSGGCSASLSSSYRCVDLRSMCFNDGERKPHKEPFIINGNATNISMLTSAVTFANVGLVFPGAGAFELLLKDHLHKFAKTCQDVELASICTVFGNALLCIPRQIYKTKTGKIHFPLDYLQCTKKIKSIASLNLAETGLEPVSCKYQLLASVLQCISQLVTIDLIVGVKKRQSTETEETDGDDDH
- the BBS10 gene encoding BBSome complex assembly protein BBS10 isoform X3, encoding MIVNSASRHYSITGDGVKSFVLLLCSVLRELRATADKNEGLLLSGNATVKNPYQRQGHALRRLSNMLLAFQSGVLDHIIAEHLSPCFLSVFSFMEENISLCRASMQQTIDTYFRGRIGCNIQEFISSLACEYLYNSFLRTEDIPNVVRLVSKYFSELLTEVPGLPVDNSRILPGLILHRTFSVYCPAEGGVKALIVNEQINQCLSEADIGFVVSSDVQLQQSQLYLRQRTEKVLKQLQNKDIKIVFSSIKQQEIVLYYAKLCEISIVDCLPSEEIDLLCMVTGVTPVSGPFDHILLTETFPVASCKPVVIGCKKYVHLVLQSSLAFKLHSLVLCGPVKGLTEQLVSSFHGAFKMLTQLFQPFNAVREQPINNVDSCLPNKTVLTEEQSVTCHGCQNDCHCHQENNDQAFHMQLTRSEEKDPSTSGGCSASLSSSYRCVDLRSMCFNDGERKPHKEPFIINGNATNISMLTSAVTFANVGLVFPGAGAFELLLKDHLHKFAKTCQDVELASICTVFGNALLCIPRQIYKTKTGKIHFPLDYLQCTKKIKSIASLNLAETGLEPVSCKYQLLASVLQCISQLVTIDLIVGVKKRQSTETEETDGDDDH